In the genome of Aspergillus luchuensis IFO 4308 DNA, chromosome 2, nearly complete sequence, one region contains:
- the fkbp3 gene encoding peptidylprolyl isomerase family protein FPR2 (COG:O;~EggNog:ENOG410PQY3;~InterPro:IPR001179;~PFAM:PF00254;~SECRETED:SignalP(1-20);~go_function: GO:0003755 - peptidyl-prolyl cis-trans isomerase activity [Evidence IEA]), producing MRLPTLATLLTLSLTTLASAADLGIEVTHSVECNRKTQIGDTVSMHYRGKLASDGSEFDASYNRGTPLKFKLGAGRVIKGWDQGLQDMCIGEKRTLTIPPELGYGDRGIGPIPGGATLIFETELVGIQGVKKDEL from the exons atgcGCCTCCCAACCCTCgcaaccctcctcaccctctccctcaccaccctcgcctccgccgccgaccTCGGAATCGAAGTCACCCACTCGGTCGAATGCAACCGCAAGACCCAAATCGGAGATACAGTGTCCATGCACTACCGGGGCAAGCTCGCGTCGGACGGATCCGAGTTCGATGCTAGTTATAACCGCGGCACTCCGTTGAAGTTTAAGTTGGGGGCTGGGAGAGTTATTAAGGG ATGGGACCAAGGTCTCCAGGACATGTGCATTGGAGAGAAGCGCACGTTGACGATTCCGCCTGAGCTGGGATACGGTGACCGGGGCATTGGACCGATTCCTGGCGGTGCGACGTTGATCTTTGAGACGGAGTTGGTGGGTATTCAGGGGGTAAAGAAAGATGAGTTGTAA
- a CDS encoding cytochrome b5-like heme/steroid binding domain-containing protein (BUSCO:EOG09264EGS;~COG:C;~EggNog:ENOG410PPBK;~InterPro:IPR036400,IPR018506,IPR001199;~PFAM:PF00173;~SECRETED:SignalP(1-26);~go_function: GO:0020037 - heme binding [Evidence IEA]): protein MGWVGVATLIATACFLLYRYPPGTWAPEPPASKPLPKPVNPPAARATEKTPVNGEAKPPNDEDDAASDTQTTPKAVPSSAPAVDVPSFRLDDSADQSRPSVPQIQTSAQTQTTMKPPSQPLTQTKMADSTLMPPPSPPQQSNPAKSSSLMPPPAPPRLRPIASQTTSAPSLAPGRYPPRPNNTTSSSSLRPPPSAAASLRAPPSSALSSSTLAPTKVTKPSSSSKRAVLEPGYSPLDWAALTSNPNNKLRGENLPPTLIRVTPSMLKAQNGRKGMDAWTSYQGKVYNITPYLPFHPGGRGELLRGAGKDSGKLFFEIHPWVNWDAILGECLVGILVSENDESDNKLDAMD from the coding sequence ATGGGCTGGGTCGGAGTCGCCACACTCATTGCAACAGCATGCTTTTTGCTGTACCGCTACCCCCCTGGAACCTGGGCTCCTGAGCCCCCGGCATCCAAACCACTCCCGAAGCCCGTCAACCCCCCTGCGGCTCGCGCGACAGAGAAAACACCAGTCAACGGCGAAGCGAAGCCCCCtaacgatgaagatgatgctgcGAGCGACACCCAGACCACTCCCAAGGCAGTTCCATCCAGCGCACCTGCGGTGGATGTACCTTCTTTCCGACTCGACGACAGCGCCGATCAATCCCGCCCCTCAGTACCGCAAATCCAGACCAGCGCTCAAACTCAAACCACGATGAAACCACCCTCTCAACCCCTAACACAGACGAAGATGGCAGACAGCACTCTTATGCCTCCCCCGTCCCCACCACAGCAATCGAACCCCGCAAAGAGCTCCTCCCTTATGCCTCCTCCGGCCCCGCCGCGTCTCCGTCCGATCGCATCGCAGACTACTTCTGCGCCCTCCCTCGCACCGGGGCGATATCCCCCACGCCCGAATAATACCACGAGCTCGAGTTCATTGCGCCCACCACCctccgctgctgcttccCTGCGCGCCCCGCCGAGCAGCGCCCTCTCGAGCAGCACGCTCGCCCCGACGAAGGTGACCAAACCATCTAGCTCTTCGAAACGAGCGGTTCTCGAACCGGGATACTCGCCGTTAGATTGGGCGGCCTTGACATCCAACCCGAACAACAAGTTGCGGGGAGAGAACCTCCCTCCGACACTGATCCGAGTAACGCCTTCGATGCTGAAAGCACAGAATGGCCGCAAGGGCATGGACGCTTGGACATCATATCAGGGGAAAGTCTACAACATTACACCGTACCTCCCCTTTCACCCCGGCGGTCGGGGAGAGCTTCTCCGCGGCGCGGGCAAAGACTCAGGGAAATTATTCTTCGAGATCCACCCCTGGGTGAACTGGGACGCTATATTGGGAGAATGTCTCGTGGGGATACTCGTCTCCGAGAACGACGAGTCGGATAATAAGCTAGATGCGATGGATTAA
- the zrfB gene encoding low-affinity Zn(2+) transporter ZRT2 (COG:P;~EggNog:ENOG410PFZ2;~InterPro:IPR004698,IPR003689;~PFAM:PF02535;~TransMembrane:8 (o30-50i62-84o104-123i190-217o223-246i258-278o290-314i326-348o);~go_component: GO:0016020 - membrane [Evidence IEA];~go_component: GO:0016021 - integral component of membrane [Evidence IEA];~go_function: GO:0005385 - zinc ion transmembrane transporter activity [Evidence IEA];~go_function: GO:0046873 - metal ion transmembrane transporter activity [Evidence IEA];~go_process: GO:0030001 - metal ion transport [Evidence IEA];~go_process: GO:0055085 - transmembrane transport [Evidence IEA];~go_process: GO:0071577 - zinc ion transmembrane transport [Evidence IEA]): protein MDSLQSLVARDATPACETGNGYDGRMGLRISSIFVILIGSTCGALFPVMARSFKDSKIAKCAFFIAKYFGSGVIIATAFIHLLAPAEEALTDDCLTGPITEYSWVEGIVLMTIVVLFFVELMVMRFARFGHGHSHDEDDHHHEKIEHTTTSSPAESVDMKTHMPGEDHLGHSREHHDIELGKQHSDLEEYVAQLTSIFILEFGIIFHSVFIGLTLAVTGSEFVTLYVVLVFHQTFEGLGLGSRLATVPWPHSKRWTPYFLGLGYGISTPIAIAIGLGVRDSYASDGATTLIVSGVFDSISAGILIYTALVELLAHEFMFSTSMRKAPIQIVLAAFGLLCLGALLMALLGKWA from the coding sequence ATGGACTCTCTTCAAAGTCTAGTTGCCAGAGATGCAACACCTGCTTGTGAGACGGGCAACGGATATGATGGCCGTATGGGCCTGCGTATCTCGTCTATCTTTGTCATTCTCATCGGTTCAACATGCGGGGCTCTCTTTCCCGTCATGGCCCGGAGTTTCAAGGACTCCAAGATTGCAAAGtgcgccttcttcatcgccaaATACTTTGGCTCCGGTGTCATCATTGCCACCGCATTTATTCACCTGCTTGCCCCTGCAGAAGAGGCCTTGACCGACGACTGCCTTACCGGCCCAATCACAGAATACTCTTGGGTCGAGGGCATCGTGCTAATGACCATTGTGGTACTGTTCTTCGTGGAGCTAATGGTCATGCGCTTTGCTCGATTCGGCCACGGCCATTCTcacgacgaggatgatcatcatcatgagaAAATCGAGCATACTACTACCTCCTCCCCTGCTGAGTCGGTTGACATGAAGACCCATATGCCGGGGGAGGACCATCTCGGTCATTCCCGCGAACACCATGATATCGAGCTCGGAAAGCAGCACTCCGATCTAGAGGAGTACGTGGCTCAATTgacctccatcttcattttGGAGTTCGGAATCATCTTCCACTCCGTTTTCATTGGGTTGACCCTGGCGGTCACCGGCTCCGAATTTGTGACACTCTACGTTGTCCTTGTCTTCCACCAAACCTTTGAAGGCCTGGGTCTGGGATCTCGGTTAGCTACTGTTCCTTGGCCACACTCCAAGCGATGGACCCCCTATTTCCTTGGACTTGGCTACGGTATCTCCACGCCTATTGCCATTGCGATCGGTCTAGGCGTGCGCGACTCTTATGCGTCTGATGGCGCCACGACGTTGATCGTCAGCGGTGTCTTCGACTCGATCTCGGCCGGCATTCTCATTTACACGGCCCTGGTGGAGCTACTGGCCCACGAGTTCATGTTCAGCACGTCGATGCGAAAGGCACCGATCCAGATCGTTCTGGCGGCTTTCGGTCTACTATGTCTCGGTGCTTTGTTGATGGCCCTGCTGGGTAAATGGGCTTAA